From one Dermatophagoides farinae isolate YC_2012a chromosome 5, ASM2471394v1, whole genome shotgun sequence genomic stretch:
- the AspRS-m gene encoding aspartyl-tRNA synthetase, mitochondrial has protein sequence MESKKRALKLKQTTMNHSFPSESDLNRFTTRTFNCGQLNDRLIGKQVQLCGWLEYRRMNRFIVLRDSYGQIQLFIKRKQDQDIVAECNLESVIQITGTVAARPEKDINVNMTNGDIEILVDHLELLNNSKANMPFLPLRDSIMSTTENVRLQYRYIDLRRAQMINILRLRSKMIMAMRSHLVERFGFIEVETPTLFKDTPGGAQEFVVPTRFKDQFYSLVQSPQQFKQLLMVGGIDRYFQIARCYRDEGTKSDRQPEFTQLDLEMSFTTVDGVMELIEDLIQNCWPIPSEKDKIHRSFERIRYEDAINKYGCDKPDLRAPEIMIKRMKCRPDWFMLVIPQDYDSDFVIKNFIQNDLSPFLNTMNFKGRLNHFKYSSLPFQAHDLDDDICEEIRNEQNAFKANDFIWIASSSDPLNCLDILGRIRASCIDMIEDNRLAKLGDDSDGQRKLSFCWVYDFPLFAMNQQTGRLEPEHHPFTAPKPDDQSLIYTDPAKCTGQSFDLVINGREIGGGSIRIHSAELQSYVLNDLLKCRSKSMDYFLEALQCGCPPHGGFAIGIDRLIALICQQPSLRDVIAFPKAAQGKDLMSGSPGPISVETKQLYQLIPSD, from the exons ATGGAATCGAAAAAACGAGCCctcaaattgaaacaaacaaccatGAATCATTCGTTTCCATCAGAATCTGATCTTAATCGATTCACAACTCGTACATTTAATTGTGGCCAACTAAATGATCGGCTAATTGGAAAACAAGTTCAACTATGTGGATGGCTTGAATATCGACGAATGAATCGTTTCATTGTTCTACGCGATAGCTATGGACAAATACAATTATTCATAAAACGAAAACAGGATCAAGATATTGTCGCCGAATGTAATTTGGAATCAGTCATACAAATTACCGGTACGGTCGCTGCTCGACCGGAAAAAGATATCAACGTAAACATGACGAATGGTGATATTGAAATTCTAGTCGATCATCTTGAATTATTGAACAATTCAAAAGCAAACATGCCCTTTTTGCCACTTCGTGATTCAATCATGTCAACCACCGAAAACGTTCGACTTCAATATCGTTATATTGATCTACGACGAGCacaaatgatcaatattcTGAGGCTACGATcaaagatgataatggcaaTGCGAAGTCATTTAGTCGAACGATTTGGATTCATTGAAGTGGAAACTCCAACATTGTTCAAGGATACACCTGGTGGAGCGCAAGAATTTGTTGTGCCAACACGATTCAAAGACCAATTCTATAGTCTAGTGCAAAGTCCGCaacaattcaaacaattaCTTATGGTAGGCGGTATTGATCGATATTTTCAGATAGCACGATGTTATCGTGATGAAGGAACTAAATCTGATCGACAACCCGAATTTACACAGCTTGATCTGGAAATGTCATTCACGACTGTTGATGGTGTGATGGAATTGATTGAAGATCTAATCCAGAATTGTTGGCCGATTCCAAGCGAAAAAGACAAAATTCATCGTTCATTTGAACGAATTCGTTATGAGGAtgcaataaataaatatggcTGTGATAAGCCAGATCTTAGAGCTCCAgagataatgatcaaaagaatgaaatgtCGTCCCGATTGGTTCATGTTGGTCATTCCACAAGATTATGATTCAGATTTTgttattaaaaatttcattcagaaTGATCTCAGTCCTTTCCTAAATACGATGAATTTTAAAGGTCGAttaaatcatttcaaatattcatcGCTGCCATTTCAAGCACatgatcttgatgatgatatctgTGAAGAAATacgaaatgaacaaaatgcaTTTAAAGCCAATGATTTTATCTGGATCGCTTCTAGTAGTGATCCATTGAATTGT CTTGACATTCTGGGTCGAATTCGTGCCTCTTGCATTGATATGATTGAAGATAACCGTCTGGCTAAACTTGGCGATGATTCTGATGGCCAACGTAAATTATCATTCTGTTGGGTATACGATTTTCCATTGTTCGCCATGAATCAACAAACTGGTCGATTGGAGCCAGAACATCATCCATTTACCGCACCAAAACCTGATGACCAGTCATTGATATATACGGATCCAGCCAAATGTACAGGACAATCATTTGATCTAGTTATAAATGGTCGTGAAATTGGTGGCGGTTCCATACGTATTCATTCTGCTGAATTGCAAAGCTACGTACTAAATGATTTACTCAAATGCCGATCAAAATCGATGGATTATTTTCTGGAAGCATTACAATGTGGCTGTCCACCGCATGGTGGTTTTGCCATCGGCATTGATCGTCTAATTGCTTTGATTTGTCAACAGCCATCATTACGTGATGTGATTGCCTTTCCTAAAGCCGCACAAGGTAAAGATCTTATGTCTGGTAGTCCTGGACCAATAAGTGTCGAAACCAAACAATTATATCAATTAATACCATCggattga
- the LOC124499194 gene encoding uncharacterized protein LOC124499194 — translation MWLPKNLFVMMNNDNDDNYNNDLPSMDVIQCLHEQQQQQQQQIHRRQLQSSTSSSISISISQFPNDYNKSHNKRISLTNVPNNKQQQQQQQQQKMNILSLLNYSILLFIIWILSSLFLVQSISLPINNNNKNNNLPLLAGTLRTYQVSACDNEELHLECDSRTVVNIVVANYGQPVPQRHMCYRRSSPSTTTTTTTTMEQWPLDHISEKSTISNDASSSSSLSSSSPVRCSEAKHLWYKFLLKIEETCREQHRCVLQVNATNLGFKYDPCGNVIKFAEVVYRCRPNQFINKIACEGRSLKLQCNENNDQDDRIVIFSAMFGASWKGVHECPGSAINQLGPAATTNRFPNQTNIETLCQDRYAPDIVQRICQGRRNCTIMATYDNNHITTLSSSTSSSSSFSNRTFALPTCPILVKYYLKIVYTCISKHMFHNDHRIESITTSTSTPTSISSSTTTTTTTTTTMTTMTTTTKTVRPIISSTNMIDDDDNNESINDNDDYDDGDDGRQQQQQTFASNKKKMKYKTNTLDMTINYGGNDDDNLPSVSPVSNKNRTLSSNTRLMMDSASVMKTVKSSWRTRLPHHNSGSSSRDSVSQVLMDNPNQQHHHSSINCTELTAQMQVVGFISDWISAIGFVKRNQELFVLYLLVSLFGSLVCFLAVLSARLYYQKGVAVKKVRQEHQQQRKFVPQFDFEDDLEDEEEEEDDDNGGGGGDRNQQTAVSGDHEEIQHILIDNRRPSSMQAASVGRCDYGQSKRQSMTGVIGSATTSIITTTSSSVASTAAPGYSTIRRPQSGHIAASGGQSSTIAGYSHHHPSYHLHHHHQTTSTKPMISTLGRPRHHHHHHKPSNPTVRYSGTTTRTSLSVSPNTTTATSTTSPKSILRDSAVQTPTPMSMMVMEMPSSSSRPPITTATTVISSPNYRGTTISFENDQPNQISTIDLIPPPPPPLLSAELMATGSNLVQSTSSPLGRIDSPIVSCDTLYQQIVRCPKFPITPNHNNTIEPYGMPITTTSDISGKQQSSPSHPTMSTVTTTPIIHSQQTSLSSNEQTAPATSESKLLSSSLANFLV, via the exons atgtggcTGCCTAAAAATCTatttgtaatgatgaataatgataatgatgataattataataatgatcttCCATCAATGGATGTGATTCAATGTTtacatgaacaacaacaacaacaacaacaacaaatacacagacgacaattacaatcatcaacatcatcatcaatatcgatatCGATAAGCCAATTTcctaatgattataataaaagCCATAATAAACGAATATCATTGACGAATGTgccaaataataaacaacaacaacaacaacaacagcaacagaaaatgaatatattatctttgttaaattattcaatattattattcataatatGGATTCTatcatcgttgtttttggttcaatcaatttcattgcccatcaataataataataaaaataataatttac CATTACTTGCCGGCACATTACGTACATATCAAGTATCGGCATGTGACAATGAAGAATTACATCTAGAATGTGATTCACGTACTGTAgtcaatattgttgttgccaatTATGGACAGCCAGTGCCACAACGACATATGTGTTATAGACGATCATcgccatcaacaacaacaacaacaacaacaacaatggaacAATGGCCATTAGATCACATTTcggaaaaatcaacaatatccaacgatgcatcatcatcatcatcattgtcatcttCTTCGCCGGTTCGATGTTCAGAAGCCAAACATTTATGG TATAAATTTTTGCTCAAAATTGAAGAAACATGTCGTGAGCAGCATAGATGCGTTTTACAGGTAAATGCAACCAATTTAGGTTTTAAATATGATCCATGTGGTAACGTGATTAAATTCGCCGAAGTTGTTTACAGATGTCGACCAA atcaattcatcaataagaTTGCTTGTGAAGGACGATCCTTGAAGCTACaatgtaatgaaaacaatgatcaAGATGATAGAATTGTAATATTTTCAGCAATGTTTGGTGCTAGTTGGAAAGGTGTTCACGAATGTCCCGGTAGTGCTATCAATCAGCTAGGACCAGCTGCTACTACAAATAGATttccaaatcaaacaaatatcGAAACATTATGTCAGGATCGATATGCTCCGGATATTGTTCAACGAATATGTCAAGGACGTCGTAATTGTACAATAATGGCCacttatgataataatcacatcacaacattgtcgtcatcaacatcatcatcatcatcattctcgaATCGAACGTTTGCCTTGCCAACCTGTCCAATATTGGTGAAATATTATCTCAAAATTGTCTATACTTGTATATCGAAACATATgtttcataatgatcatcgtatcgaatcaataacaacatcgACGTCAACACCAAcgtcaatatcatcatcgacaacgacgacgacgacgacaacaacgactatgacaacaatgacaacaacaacaaaaacagtgAGGCCGATTATTTCATCTACGaatatgattgatgatgatgacaataatgaaagtatcaatgataatgatgattacgatgatggcgatgatggtcgccaacaacaacaacaaacgttTGCatcgaataaaaagaaaatgaaatataaaacaaacactTTGGATATGACTATCAATTatggtggtaatgatgatgataatttaccATCAGTTTCGCCGGTCAGCAACAAAAATAGGACATTATCTTCGAACACAagattgatgatggattcaGCATCTGTAATGAAAACGGTTAAATCTTCTTGGCGTACACGATTACCACATCATAATTCTGGCAGTTCATCTCGTGATAGTGTTAGTCAGGTGTTGATGGATAATccgaatcaacaacatcatcattcatctatTAATTGTACCGAATTGACTGCACAAATGCAAGTGGTTGGATTTATATCTGATTGGATATCAGCCATTGGTTTTGTTAAaa GAAATCAAGAGTTATTTGTATTATACCTGCTGGTCTCATTATTTGGGTCTTTGGTCTGTTTCTTGGCTGTACTATCGGCACGATTATACTATCAGAAAGGTGTGGCCGTTAAAAAAGTTCGCCAagaacatcaacaacaaagaaaatttgtgCCTCAATTTGACTTTGAAGATGATCTTGAAGATGAGGAAGAAGAGgaagatgatgacaatggtggtggtggtggtgaccGAAATCAACAAACCGCTGTATCAGGTGATCATGAAGAAATACAACATATACTGATTGATAACCGacgaccatcatcaatgcaAGCAGCATCGGTTGGTCGCTGTGATTATGGCCAATCGAAACGTCAATCAATGACAGGTGTGATTGGTAGTGCCACCACTTCcattattactactacttCCTCTAGTGTTGCATCTACTGCAGCTCCTGGTTACAGTACCATTCGGCGACCACAATCAGGTCATATAGCAGCATCAGGTGgtcaatcatcaaccatAGCTGGttatagtcatcatcatccttcatatcatcttcatcatcatcatcaaacgacCAGTACGAAACCAATGATTTCGACACTTGGTAGACctagacatcatcatcatcaccataagcCATCTAATCCAACTGTTCGTTATTCGGGTACGACCACAcgaacatcattatcagtaTCGCCtaatacaacaacagccaccaGTACCACATCGCCTAAAAGTATCCTACGTGATAGCGCCGTGCAGACACCCACACCGATGtcaatgatggtaatggaaatgccatcttcatcatcacgacCACCGATCACCACAGCAACTACCGTTATTTCTAGCCCGAATTATCGCGGCACAACGATATCATTCGAGAATGATCAACCAAATCAAATCTCAACCATCGATCTAATACCACCGCCTCCACCACCACTTTTGTCGGCTGAATTAATGGCCACTGGATCGAATTTGGtacaatcaacatcatctcCATTGGGGAGGATCGATAGTCCAATCGTATCCTGTGATACATTGTATCAGCAAATAGTTAGATGTCCAAAATTTCCAATCACACCTAATCATAATAACACAATTGAGCCTTATGGCATGCCTATAACAACCACTTCGGATATAAGTGGAAAACAACAATCTTCACCATCACATCCAACTATGTCAACTGTCACGACGACGCCCATTATTCATAGTcaacaaacatcattatcgtcgAATGAGCAAACCGCTCCTGCTACATCAGAATCTAAGCTATTGTCAAGTAGTTTAGccaattttcttgtttga
- the LOC124499736 gene encoding macoilin-1, translating to MKRRNVESGNTAGKLRRAAKRSKLNDGYSPLNVIINFKFLFIWLLVIILDFISEFRFELLYPLWAFFSNSSETFRYKGMSYLFSYVFITITIDMCCYYIMPLQWLFFASSTYVWLQFTCWYSERGLTLFTIIIWFTLIMIETFVRLKEMKNVPFQFEICRPFAAHGVGYPILTFGIECKSYVHYRLRLHKKRIVAKENDFYYSLLKQAIEPPPSISPQTTTTPYNIDATLQTTTINTTDSMTPIIASTLSHNHDQEQQSNVNRAMQMSIQNGIHDGGGTNISTSSLLRTMIMANNSISFAHTNNGSSINNKPSLATNRRNNSNGNEPYRLFYRRWLQQSKSWANNINGLFLMIGRQLLHAISRILHFYRMAILYILCSLSPQVLYKRFSMIFKHQSSMANHNKIKMMKSSDCAIANGNHHHLSMNGSNDVLKRSIVTSDQDKSIKNHHMHNSRSKSPESKSDDSNDDNSNGSLNESAKIQTCSDQSQPISNGRLNEFNPDLADSMSISLKRMNVDSPSDSNLLKSTSKDSNKIQAMNGKRSKSNSHHHRNSGPVIGDNTNAAAMSAVDSNLSQTLELIKAKDDHIWKMEQDNLRLKSDLQTIRQCESDLRKQMETFCNEEKIFRNSITNYQQDIEHLQKKLQNYHQTKQQDRQTIQKLEKQLDEEKRRSKQSIEIQAASEKKAKQAEENAARQIAMATAVAANTRSSTMGCSDNCRNRQRDFEIELANLRKELLSKDEQLRMKKLLLDKYKNNEDILSSTLIIIQEQNAQLEASLKLEKVIRAEIFSTLEEAKRQIHKQQLMCIDYEKENHDLKTKLFLNSSKLTSLSSFTGNSNGASIGLNPLNGFHSSSSSSSSPSTTATTTSDLELVNRCFSSCSPNSISAPQALAATASGSTVTPPLNHSQISSPLCGNISPSGSNNNKNGSNHYNRLHRITSPPLPTHNLHDAFAVSSSTLDNCWPTHHSSPSPHLSSNSTTTVSTSSHMMTVSNSNTSTDADDLGSTANLPFNSFDF from the exons TTACTTTATCCATTATGGGCATTCTTTTCAAACTCAAGTGAGACATTTAGATATAAAGGCATG tCATATCTATTTTCCTATGTATTCATAACGATTACGATCGATATGTGTTGCTATTATATAATGCCATTACAATGGCTATTTTTTGCTTCAAGCACATATGTATGGCTACAATTTACATGCTGGTATTCGGAACGTGGCCTAACATTGTTCACTATAATCATTTGGTTTACATTGATCATGATTGAAACATTCGTAAGGttaaaagaaatgaaaaatgtgcCATTTCAATTTGAGATTTGTCGTCCATTCGCCGCACATGg TGTTGGCTATCCAATACTGACATTCGGTATCGAATGTAAATCCTACGTACATTATCGTCTACGTTTACATAAGAAACGTATCGTTGCCAAAGAGAATGATTTCTATTATTCACTATTGAAGCAGGCAATCGAACCCCCACCATCAATATCGCCACAAACGACGACAACTCCCTATAATATTGATGCAACTCTTCAAACGACCACGATCAACACCACCGATTCAATGACGCCGATCATTGCCTCAACATTAAgtcataatcatgatcaagaacaacaatcaaatgtgAACAGAGCAATGCAAATGTCGATACAAAACGGTATCCATGATGGCGGTGGAACCAACATTTCGACATCATCTTTATTACgaacgatgataatggcgAATAATTCGATCTCATTTGCTCATACAAACAACGGGAGCAgcattaataataaaccaTCATTAGCGACTAATCGTCGAAACAATAGTAATGGTAATGAACCATATCGACTCTTTTATCGTAGATGGctacaacaatcaaaatcttGGGCCAACAATATCAATGGCTTATTCTTGATGATTGGAAGACAATTATTGCATGCGATTAGCCGTATATTGCATTTCTATCGAATGGCTATCCTATACATCCTATGTTCATTATCACCACAAGTATTATATAAACGATTTTCGATGATCTTTaaacatcaatcatcaatggctaatcataataaaatcaagatgatgaaatcatccGATTGTGCCATTGCCaatggtaatcatcatcatttatctaTGAATGGATCGAATGATGTTCTTAAACGATCGATCGTTACAAGTGATCAggataaatcaatcaagaatcatcatatgCATAATTCTCGTTCAAAATCTCCTGAATCAAAAAgtgatgattcgaatgatgacaattctAATGGATCCTTGAATGAGTCGGCTAAGATTCAGACATGTAGTGATCAATCGCAACCGATATCAAATGGACGActaaatgaattcaatccAGACCTTGCTGATAGTATGTCCATTTCGTTGAAACGTATGAATGTGGATTCACCCAGTGATTCAAATCTGTTAAAATCAACGTCCAAAGATTCAAATAAGATACAGGcaatgaatggaaaacgAAGTAAATCaaatagtcatcatcatcgaaatagTGGACCTGTAATTGGCGACAATACGAATGCAGCAGCAATGTCCGCAGTAGATTCTAATCTAAGTCAAACACTGGAATTAATCAAAGCAAAAGATGATCATATATGGAAAATGGAACAGGATAATCTTCGATTAAAATCTGATCTACAAACAATACGTCAATGTGAATCCGACCTAAGAAAACAGATGGAAACATTTTGTaatgaagagaaaatttttcgaaattcTATTACCAACTATCAGCAAGATATTGAACATTTACAGAAAAAActacaaaattatcatcaaactaAACAACAGGATAGACAAACCAtacaaaaattggaaaaacaaTTGGATGAGGAGAAACGACgatcaaaacaatcaattgaaattcagGCAGCTTCGGAAAAGAAAGCCAAACAAGCAGAGGAAAATGCAGCACGACAAATAGCAATGGCTACAGCGGTTGCCGCTAATACACGTTCATCAACTATGGGTTGTTCGGATAATTGTCGTAATAGGCAACGGGATTTCGAAATAGAATTGGCCAACCTACGAAAGGAATTATTGTCGAAAGATGAACAACTTAGAATGAAGAAATTg TTGCTCGATAAATACAAGAACAATGAGgatatattatcatcaacattgatcatcatacagGAACAAAATGCCCAGTTAGAagcatcattgaaattggaaaaagtCATACGCGCCGAAATATTTTCGACACTTGAAGAGGCTAAACGTCAGAtacataaacaacaat TGATGTGTATAGAttacgaaaaagaaaaccatGACTTGAAGACTAAATTGTTTCTCAACTCATCCAAATTGACATCATTGTCATCTTTTACTGGTAATAGTAATGGAGCTAGTATTGGTCTCAATCCATTGAAcggttttcattcatcatcttcatcatcatcatcaccatcgacaacagcgacaacaacaagcgaTTTGGAACTAGTAAATCGATGTTTTTCCAGTTGTTCACCCAATTCAATATCAGCCCCACAGGCACTAGCAGCAACAGCATCCGGTTCAACAGTTACGCCACCATTGAATCATTCGCAAATATCTTCACCATTATGCGGTAATATATCACCATCCGGttcgaataataacaaaaatggtAGTAATCATTATAACCGATTACATCGGATaacatcaccaccattaccaacGCACAATCTACATGATGCATTTGCTGTATCATCGTCAACATTGGACAATTGCTGGCCAACGCATCATTCATCGCCGTCTCCTCATCTTTCTTCAAATAGTACAACAACGGTGTCAACTTCAAGCCATATGATGACTGTATCGAATTCTAATACTAGTACGGATGCTGATGATTTAGGCAGCACAGCTAATTTACCATTCAATAGTTTTGATttctga